CGTGCTCGAACCGCGCGCGGAAATCGTCGTACGCCCGGGTGAAAACGGTCGTCCATTCGCCGCGTTCCATGTCGGCGTGCAGCGGTGGCATGCCATTGGCGCTGCCATTCACCATATCCAGTTTATGCGCGAACTCATGGATCACGACATTCGCGTCCTCGTCGGTGTCCGTCCAGGACAGGATCACCGGTCCGTCCGGCCAGGCCTCACCCGAGCGCGCCTCCTCCACCTCGTGGACGACGCCGCTGTCATCGGTGTAGCGATCGTGGACGAAGAAGTCGCCCGGGTAGACGATGACCGAGCGCCAGCCGCGGTACCACTCGAGACCGAGGCCGAGGATCGGGATGCAGGCCTGCAACGCGATCAGGCGGCGCGTGTCGTCGCCGATTTCCAGCCCGCCGGCCGCCTCGATCGATTTCTCGTGGAGGAACAGGACCACCAGTTCGCGCAGCCGGCCGCGCGTGTGCGGGTCGTATCGCGCGACGGCCGGGACCCGCTGGATCAACATCTCCCAGTCGCGGTCGCTGAGGCCATCGCGGCGCAGGATACGGTTCCGCCGCCAGTTCCGGTACCATCCCATCAAATCGAATCCCCCGTTCGCGGAGCGTCACTATACCGTCCGCACACCGCAGGGCGAATCCATCAGGCGGCCGCATGGCGGCCGGAGGCCATGACGCATGGTCGTACGCACGCTGTATTCCATCGTATTGTTACTGGCACTGGCCGGCTGCGCGAGTGCGCCCCTGGCGACCGAGGGCGTCGATGCCGAGTTGCGCCCGGCGGCCGTGAGAGAGGATCCCGAAGCGACCACGGGCCGCACCGTGCTCTGGGGTGGCGTGATCGCGGATGCCCGCAATCTGCCCGAACGCACGCGCCTGGAGATCGTGGCGTATCCGGTATCGGAACGCACGCAGAGGCCCGACACCGACGCGGCGTCGCTGGGGCGTTTCCGGGCCTATGTCGACGGGTACCTCGAGACCGCCGTCTACGGTGCCGGTCGGCGCTTCACCGTGCGTGGCCGTGTCCAGGGCACGGAAACGGGCCGGATCGACGAGGCCGAGTATACGTTTCCGGTGGTCGAGGCCGAGGCATTCGAACTCTGGCCCGAGCAGACCCGCCGCGAACGCGGCTCCGGGGTGAACTTCGGCTTCGGGATCATCCTGAGCAACTGAGCGGCCGGTGGACCCGGACGGTCGCAGGCCGGCGTGGCGCGGCATTGCGTCCGGGCCCGCCGGGCCCCACATCATCCTTGCTAAGCTTCCATGAAGTATTGTGAGGTCTCAGCGCGTGCCCGGGCCGCCGTGACAAGGCACGAGGAGGGAGTGTGGCGCTACCACATGACCGACGAGTAACGCCGGCACGGCGGCCCGGGCACGCGCCCGCAGGGAGCCATTGCGCTGCCGGCTGGCGGCGTTGCGCTCGCTCAACGTGCCGGCAGCACGCTTTCGCTCGCGCGCCTTGCCAGCCAACAGCGCAATGGCTCTGAGGCCTGACAATACTTCATGGAAGCTTAGTAACACACCCATTCCGGAGTGCAACCCATGGCGAAAACCCCATCGACGATGGTCGAACTCGGCACCCCCGCGCCCGACTTCACGCTGCTGGAACCGGCCACGTTCCGCATGGTTTCGCGCAGCGATTATGAGGGTCAGCCGCTGCTCGTCGCGTTCATCTGCAATCACTGCCCGTTCGTACTGCATATCAAGGACGTGTTCGCCACGTTCGCGCACGAATATCAGGAGCGTGGCCTGGCCGTCGTCGCGATCAACTCGAACGACGTGACCAAATACAGTGAGGATCATCCCGAGAAAATGACGGAACTCGTGAAGAAGACGGGGTTCACTTTCCCCTATCTCTATGACGAAACGCAGGAGGTCGCCCGGGCCTACGGAGCGGCCTGCACCCCGGATTTCTTCCTCTACAACGCCGACCACGAACTCGTGTATCGGGGGCGCTTCGATGGCGCGACGCCGGGGAACGATGAGCCGGTCACCGGGGCCGATCTGCGGGGGGCGGTCGATGCGATTCTCGAGGATACGCCGATGCCGCAGGAACAGTTGCCCAGCATGGGCTGCAACATCAAGTGGAAGCCGGGGAACGAGCCGGATTACGCGGGCTGAGGGTGTTCCCGGCCCGTTATTGCAACGGCCCACGCTCACCCGTGTGCATCGGCAGGTAACCGCTTCAGGGGACTCGAGCGGCGGGCCGCTCGACCCTCGGGACCGGCGCGGATGACACGGTGGCGGACCCGAACGGTTCCGCCACCGTGTGACTACGAGGCCGTCAGCCCTGCTGGCGGTGGGTCTTCTCGAGCTGTTCGCGGCGTGTCTTCGCCTCCGCGGACAGAGTCGCGGTCGGTCGCGCCAGCAGGCGGGGGATGCCGATCGGCTCCCCGGTGTCCTCACAATAGCCGTACTCGCCTTCGTCGATCCGCTGCAGGGTCTCGTCGATCTTTTTCAGCAGCTTACCCTCACGCTCGCTGATACGCAGGCTCAGCCACCGCTCTTCCTCGGCCGACGCACGGTCGAGTTCGTCCGGTTCGTTTTCACCGGTCGACAATTCGCCTCGGGCGCGTTCGATATCGGCCTCGATTTCCGCGCGCTGGGCCAGCAGCACCCGTCGGAAGTATTCCAGTTGGCGCTCGTCCATGTATTCCTCTTCCGACGAGTTGAGGAGTTCTTCCTCGGTCGGGAGATCGGTGGTATCGCCTTTGGATTCAGCAGTGTTGCTCATGATGCATTCCGTATGGATGGCGTCGCGGGCGGGGCTTGCAACCCGCCCCGGCTATCGAATCGCGGGAGTATAGGGACGGTCCCGGGGGTTTGCAATGACGAATACGGCAAAAATACGCGCAATGTATTGCACCTTGCGGTCACGAATGATCGGCCGCCCAGCGTCGAGTCTGCCGCGGGATCAAGCCCCGGCATCGGCCCGCAGGGCCGCCAGAACGGCCGTGGTCTCCGGCCGGATGCCGCGCCAGACAAGGAACGACTCGGCCGCCTGCTCGACCAGCATCCCGAGACCGTCGGCGGCCGTTGTGGCACCGGACTCGCGGCCCCACGAAAGAAACGGCTCGGCCTTCGCTCCGTACATCATGTCATACACGCTGCCGCCACGGGCGACCGCCGTAGCCGGGATCGGGGGCACGGCGCCGCCAAGACTGGCCGCGCTGGCATTGATGATAACGTCGAACGCGGGTTCGTGATCCAGCGCTTCGAATCCGCAGCCACGCACGGGGCCGTCGGCCTCGAACTCGCCGGCAAGATCCTCGGCCCGCGCGGGCGTGCGGTTGGCGATCACGATGTCGGCCGGCGTTTCCCCGAGCAGCGGCTCGAGCACGCCCCGGGCCGCGCCGCCGGCGCCGATCAGCAGGATCCGCGCGCCGGCGAGTCCGATATCGAGATTGACCGTCAAATCGCGCACCAGCCCGACACCGTCCGTGTTGTCGCCGGCCACCCAGCCGTTTGGCTGAAGGGTCAGTGTATTGACCACGCCGGCGCGGTGGGCGCGGTCGCTCACGCGGTCGCACCAGGCGCGGGCCTCCGCCTTGAAGGGGACGGTCACGTTGAGGCCGAGGCCGCCGTCCGCGAAGAAAGCCGTCGCCGCCTCGGCGAAGCCGTCCTCCGGCGGCTCGAGCCGGCCGTATTCCAGATCTTCGCCGGTCTGTCGGGCGAACCGTGTATGGATCGTCGGCGAGAGGCTGTGGCTGACCGGGTGGCCGATCACCGCGTAACGGTCACTGGGCATCGCGACGACTCCGGGGCGATGGGTAGAGGCCGGATCGTTGCAGCGGTCCGGCGCGATGTCCAGCGCCCGCATGGGCAGTCCCGGCAGCGCGCGGTTACACTGGCACATCCATTGTGCCGCGGGAGTTGCCGTCGTGACCGATTATCCCAGCCAGCGCGGCCCGTTCCCCCATACGCGCATGCGCCGGATGCGGCGTGACGCCTTCTCGCGACGCCTGATGCGCGAGCATACGCTGACGCCGGCGGACTTTATCTGGCCGGTGTTCGTGCGCGAGGGCGAGGGCGAACGTGAGCCGGTGCCCTCGATGCCGGGTGTCGAGCGGCTGTCGATCGACTGTCTGGTCGAGGCGGCACGGGAGGCGGAGCGGCTCGGCATTCCTGCGATCATGCTGTTCCCGGTCGTCGGGCCGGAAGGCAAGAGCCCTGGCGCCGAGGCCGCGTGGGATCCCGAGGGACTGGTCCAGCGCGCGGTGCGCGCGCTCAAGGAGGCCTTGCCCGCCCTCGGCGTGATGACCGACGTGGCCCTGGATCCGTACACGGCCAGCGGCCAGGACGGCCTGACCGATGCCGAGGGGTACGTCGTCAATGACGAGACCGTCGAAGCGCTCGTCCGTCAGGCCCGCTCGCACGCCGAGGCCGGGGCCGATGTGGTGGGCCCCTCGGACATGATGGATGGCCGTATCGGCAGCATCCGCGCCGCACTCGAGGCGGATGGTCATCGCAATACGCGGATCTTGGCCTACTCGGCCAAATACGCCTCCGACTTCTATGGGCCGTTCCGCGATGCCGTCGGTTCCGCCGGCAACCTCGGCGGCGGCGGCAAGCACAGCTATCAGATGGACCCGGCCAATTCCGACGAGGCACTGCACGAGGTCGCTCTCGACCTGGAAGAGGGCGCCGATATGGTCATGATCAAACCCGGCATGCCCTACCTCGATGTCATCCGCCGCGTGAAGGAGGGCTTCGGCGTCCCCACGTTCGCCTACCAGGTCAGCGGCGAATACGCGATGCTCAAGGCCGCCTTCGGCCACGGCTGGCTTGAAGAACGCGCCTGCACGCTGGAGGCCCTGACGGCGTTCAAGCGCGCCGGGGCCGATGGGATCCTGACGTACTTCGCGCTCGATGCGGCGCGGTGGTTGAACGAATAAGGGCCAAGGGCCAAGGGCCAAGGGCCAAGGGCGAAGGGCCAAGGGCCAAGGGCCAAGGGCCAAGGGCCAAGGGCCAAGGGCGAAGGGCCAAGGGCGAAGGGCCGAGGACCGAGGACCGAGGACCGAGGACCGAGGACGTAGGCCGGCTTTGCGCGGTCCGCGACGTTGGATCCCGGCCCGGACAATGTCACCGCGCAATGCCGGCATTCCCCGGCGGCGGAGGCCGGTGCACATCTGAAATATGACGGGCGCCGGACAAAGCAGGTCTACACAATCCTTGGCCCTTGGCCCTTGGCCCTTGGCCCTTGGCCCTCAGCCCTTTCTTCCCTCCCGCTTGAACCAAACCCCACCCGCACCTATCTACAGGGAAGACTATCGAATCGATCCGCACGGAATACCAGCGAGGGAGGTCCGGGGTACTCGTGGAATACAAGGACTACTACAGCATCCTTGGCGTCGAGCGCGATGCATCGGCCGATGACATCAAACGCGCCTATCGCAAGCTGGCGCGCAAATATCATCCCGACGTCAGCAGCGAGACGGACGCCGAGTCGAAATTCCAGGAACTGCAGGAAGCCTACGAGGTCCTGAAGGATCCGGAGAAACGGGCCGCCTATGACCAGCTCGGCCAGGGCCACCACCAGGGGCAGGACTTCCGGCCGCCGCCTGACTGGGAGCAGCATTTCGATTTCGGTGGCGGCGGTTTCACCGGCGGTGATGCCGGGGCGTTCTCGGATTTCTTTGAGAGCCTGTTCGGCCGTGCCGCCGCCGGTGGTGGCGCGCGCGGCTTCCGTGGCGGTGGCCCCGCCGGCGGTTTTCATGGGCGCGGACAGGACCACACCGCGCGGGTGGAAATCCCGCTGGAGACGGCCTACACCGGTGGTAAACACACGATCACCCTGCAATCGTCGGAGACGACGGCCCGTGGCAACGTGCAGGCACGTCCGCGCAGCCTGAATGTCCGCATCCCGGCCGGGGTCACCGATGGCCAGCAGATCCGCCTGTCCGGTCAGGGCGGTAGCGGTGTCGGCAGCGGCGCGGCCGGCGATCTCTACCTCGAGATCCATCTGCGTCCACATGCGCTGTTCCGGCCGGATGGGCGGGATATCCATCTCGATCTGCCCATCGCACCATGGGAGGCGGCGCTCGGGGCGACCGTCAAGGTGCCGACCCTGGGCGGGGAGGTGGATATGCGTATCCCGGCCGGCGCCCGCAGCGGGCAGCGACTGCGCCTCAAGGGCCGCGGACTGCCCGGTTCGCCGCCCGGTGACCAGTATCTGCATCTGCGGATCGTGGCGCCGAAACCGGAGTCCGACGAAGATCGCGAGCTGTACGAACGCATGCGCGACCAGATGGCATTCGATCCCCGCGCCGGACTGTTCGGGAGGGCCGCATGACACGGGATGAACCGCCAATCGAAGCGGAACTGCTCGAGGCGCTCGAGTCGGTGGGTCTGCGGGAACTCTGCCAGGCCTGCGATATCGAAGCGGACTACGTGATTGAACTCGTCGAGGTAGGCGTGATCGAACCGCATGCGGGGCGTCGACCGAACGAGTGGCGGTTTCCGCCGCACTCGCTTATACGGTTGCAACGCGCCGTGCGCCTGCATCGGGACCTCAGCGTAGAGCCGGCCGGTGCCGCGCTGGCACTCGATCTGATCGAGGAACTCGCGGAACTGCGGCGGCGGCTGCATCGTCTCGAAGGCGATCGCAGCGTCTGATCGCCGCGGCGGGTACGCAGGTGATACAGCAGGCCCCTGGGGGCCGTGCATCGGCCGCCGGGTGACCGTGCCCGAGGGTTGGGTCAGATGACCGTTTCGATCGCGATAGCCGGTGACCGGGTTCGAGGGATTCCATCCCTGCGGCGGCGGCACCTGTTCGAATGGGGTGATGCGCGCTGGCTGCCGGCCGTGTTGCGCCGCTTCATGACGGATCATCTCGCGTTCCATGCCCGCTGGGCATTCCCGCCGGTGGCCCCGGTGCTGGGTGAATCGCTGCGGCGCACGGGCTACGAGCACATCGTCGATCTGTGTTCCGGCGGCGGTGGGCCGTTCCCGGCATTGTTGCCGATACTCGACGAGACGGCCGGGCATCCCCATCACGTCACGCTGACGGATCTGCACCCCGATCCGGCAGCGCTGCGGCGAGCGCGGGCCTGCTCGGGCGAGGCGATCGATTATCTCGAGGAGCCGGTCGACGCCCTGGCATGCCCCGATTCGCCCTCGGGATACAGGACGCTGTTCACCGCATTGCACCACTTCAATCCGGATGAGGTGCGTGGGATCCTCGGAGATGCCGCGGCGCGCAACGTCCCGATCGCCGCGTTCGAAGTCCAGGAGCGAACGCCCCTGAGCCTGGTGACCCTGCCGCTGGCGATGCTCCTGTCGAGTTTCGTGCTGACGCCGTTTCTTCCCCGCTGTTCGGCGCGGCGGCTGTTTTTCACGTATGTCCTGCCGCTGGCGCCGCTGTGTTTCGCCTGGGATACCTTCGTTTCGTGCTGGCGGACCTACACCCCCGCGGAACTGGCGACCCTCGCGGCCTCGCTCGACCGGGAGGGGTACCGCTGGCGGACCGGCTCGACCTCCGCGCGGGGCTATATCGGACGCTATCGGATCAGCTGGATCATCGGTGAACCGGTGCCGTAACGCCCCCGGCCCCTGAATGTCTCCGAACGCCCATGGATGCGGGCCGGGGCTGCAACACCCCGGTCGCGCGGTAATCAGTACCGGTTATCGAACCAGCCCGGGACCTGTTTTACCAGCTCCGCCTTCTGGGCGACGGCTGGACCGGTGAGCACGAACCCGCGCGCCTGCCCCTCGTGATCGTGGAACAGGCCGCGGATTCCCCCGCCATCGGCCTCTTCCTCATGCCACTCGCCCGCGACGCCGGTCGGTGGCGCGTAGAACTGGATCGGGCAACACGGCGTCTTCACGATGACCGGCATAACCGGGTAATGCACCTCGGTGTCCGTGCCCGCCAGTGTGGGGCCGAGCGCACGCGCGGCGTTGCTGATCGGCATCACGAACGGCAGGACGAGGCCGTCGACCTCGGCGCAGTCCCCGAGGGCGTAGATCCCGCTCGCCGAGGTTTCCAGTTGGCGGTCCGTGCGGATCCCGTTGCCGACCTCGATACCGGCGTCCTCGGCAAGGCGGGTGCGCGGGCGCAGGCCGAGGGCGCGCACGGCGACGTCCGCCGGGTGGCGTTCGCCGGCGTCATCGACGACCACCAGGGTATCGCCGTCGCGCTCGACCGCCGTGACCTTGCGGCCGGTCACCACGTTCACGCCGGCCCCGGTCAGCGCCGAGCGCAGGGCGGTACCCGCCTGCGGCGGGAGCGCCCGGCCCATCGGGTAGTCGAGTGCCTCGATGATGGTGACCTCATAGCCCGCGTTTACCCAGTCGTTGGCGAACTCGCAGCCGATCAGGCCACCCCCGATCAGCACCACCCGGTGCCCCTGTTCGAGCGCTTCTCGCGCCTGCGCATAGCTGTCCAGATCGTTGACCGCCAGGACATCGTCGGCGCCCTCGCCTGGCAGGTGGGGATCGATCTGGTTCGCACCGATACCCAGAACGATCTTCGCCGCTTCCAGTTCACTGCCGTCGCTGAGATGCAGGCGGCGGTTCGGGGCGTCGATCGAGGCGACGCGCGCGTGCGTGATCATGCGGGCGTCGAGCTGTTGCCCCATTTCTTCGGCGCTGGCCTGGGCGAGTTCCGCCGGCGTCTTCCCGCGCGCCATCGCATTCGAGAGCATCGGTTTCGTATAGCTCGTACCGTCGTCCGCCGTGACCATCACCAGCGGCGTGGTGGTGTCGTGTTTGCGGAATTCACGGGCTGCGGCGTAGCCGGCGTGGCCGGTACCGACGATGACGACGGGCTGCATGCGGGGCTCCTCATGTTGGCTGCGATCGGGCTACGGCGGCGGGCGGCCGCGAGCCGGCGCGCCATGGTGAGCCGTGGCGTGCCGGGGCGCAATACGGTTCCCGCAAGCGCCATGCACGGGGACAATTGGTGCCCTGAACCGAGGGCATGCCTTACCCCTGTACGTTGCCGTGGGATCGGGTATCCGGGACAGCCTTCCGCGTCCCCGCGTTATGGATTCCTGCGGATGCACGTCCGGGGTTCTCGCCAAGGCGCCAAGGGCGCAAAGGAACGCCAAGGCACATTGAAAAGGAAAAACGATCTCACGCAGAGCCGCAGGGATCGCGGAGATCGCGGAGAAGTACAAAGGCGTGACGGCCTCGGCTTGCTCTTTCACCGATTTGCTCTGCGACCTCCGCGACTCTGCGTGATCCCGCCTTTTCCTTGCCTTTGCGTTCCTTTGCGCCCTTGGCGCCTTGGCGAGAACCGACGGACGAGCGTTTCAGCTTTCCTCTAACCCGAGCCAATCCCGTGGCGGCAGGAAACGGTCGTACAGCTCGGCTTCGGGCGTGCCGGGCTGGGGATGCCAGTCGTAGCGCCAGCGCACCTCTGGCGGCAGCGACATCAGGATCGATTCGGTGCGGCCGTTGGATTGCAGGCCGAACAGCGTGCCGCGGTCGTATACGAGGTTGAATTCCACGTAGCGCCCCCGGCGGTAGAGCTGGAAGTCGCGCTCGCGTTCGCCCCACGTGTACATGCGGCGGGCGTCGACGATCGGCAGATAGGCATCGAGGTAGCCCTCGCCGACGTCCTGCCAGAAGCGATGGCAGGTGGCGAAGTCGGGGCTGTTCAGGTCATCGAAGAACAGGCCGCCGATCCCGCGTGCCTCGCCGCGGTGGCGGATATGGAAGTACTCGTCACACCAGCGCTTGTATTCACGGTACGCGTCGTCGCCCAGGGCACGGCATGCACGGCGGGCGGTGGCGTGCCAGTGCATGCAGTCGGCCTCGAAGGGGTAATACGGCGTCAGGTCGAAACCGCCGCCGAACCACCAGGCATCGGGCGCATCCGGATCGCCGACGATGAATACGCGCACGTTCATGTGCGAGGTCGGCACGTACGGGCTGCGCGGATGCACGACCAGCGATACGCCCATGACCTCGAACGGGCGATCGGCCAGCTCGGGGCGCTGCGCGCTGGCCGACGGCGGCAGGGCGTCACCCATTACATGGGAGAAATTCACCCCGGCCCGTTCGAACAGGGGCCCGTCACTCAGGACACGGCTGCGTCCGCCGCCACCGGCTTCGCGCTGCCATTCATCCTGATCGAACGGGGTGCCATCGCGCCCACCGAGGGCGTCGCAGATACGATCCTGCAGGTCCAGCAGCCACGCGTGGATCGCGGCCCGCGGAATGGTTTCGCTCATGGGTTTACTCGCGCAGGGTTCGCCCGGTGCGGGCGTCGCGGATCGGGGTTGGGCGGTCAAGGTCACCGACCGCGCCTTCAACCACGGCATCGACACCGGCGCCGAACAGTTCCCGGGCGGACGTGGCGTCGCGTACCGGCTCGCCCCCGCTCCGGTTGGCGCTGGTCGATACCAGGGCGCCGCCCCACGCCCGACAGAGTGCAGCGGCGATCGGATGCGCGGTCACCCGCACGGCCAGGGTTTCGTGTTCACCGCGCAGGAATTCCGGGCAATCCGCGGCGGTCGGGAGCAGCCAGGTCGTCGGTCCCGGCCAGGTGGGGCCGATACGCGCCTCGGTCGTCACGTCGATTGGCGCCAGCCAGGGCTGCAGCGCCGCTTCATCGGCGGCGATCAGGATCAGACCCTTGCTCTGCGGACGCTGTTTGAGATCCAGCAGACGGGCGACCGCCGCGGCATTGGCCGGGTCGCAGCCAAGGCCGTACACCGCTTCGGTGGGGTAGGCGACGATGCCGCCGCGGCGGAGTGCCGCTACTGCACGATCGTACGCCGGTGCGTCCGTCAAAGCCCGTGCTCAGCCGCCGGAGGCCTGTTTGCGAGCGGCCGCCACGCTGGTGCCGCCGGCATTCGCCGCCGTTTTCTTCTTGGCGGCAGCCTTTTTCTTAGAGGCACTCTTCTTTTTGGCGGCCGACTTCTTCTTCGCACTCGACTTCTTTTTCGAGGCCGCTTTTTTCTTTGATGCGCTCTTTTTCTTCGAGGCCGTCTTCTTCGCCGCGGCCTTTTTGGCCGCCGCTTTCTTTTTGCCGCGTTTGCGATCGGGTGCGGCGGCGATCAATTCCTGGCAGCGTTCCAGGGTGAGCTCCGCCGGCACTTCTTCTTTCGGCACGCTGGCGTTCTTCTGACCATTCGTGACGTAGGGGCCGAACCGCCCGTTGAGGACCTGGACGGTGGTGCCATCGTCGGTCTCGAACGTGTTGATGATGCGATTGGCGTCCGCGATTTTCTTCTCGCGCACGAGTTCACGGGCCCGTTCCGGCGTGACCGTATAGGGGTCGTCGTCGCCCTTGAGCGAAACGAAGCGGCTGCCGAAACGCACGTACGGGCCGAAGCGGCCGATGCTCGCCTGCATCTCTTCACCGTCCTCGGTCTCGCCGAGGTCGCGGGGGAGATCAAACAGCGGCAGCGCCTCCTCCAGGGTGATGGTGTCCATTTTCTGGCCGGGGCGCAGGCCGGCGAACTTCGGTTTCTCCTCGTCGTCGCGCGTGCCGAGCTGCACGATCGGGCCATAGCGGCCCATGCGCGCGCTCACCGGCCGTCCGGTCTTCGGGTCGGTGCCGAGTTCGCGTGCCTGGATGGCCTCCTCGCGACTGACCGTTTCCTGTTTCTCCGCGATCCGTTCCTGCAGCGGTTCCCAGAAGCTTTCCAGCAGCGGCACCCAGTCCTGCTCGCCCCGGGCTACCGCGTCGAGCTCATCTTCCAGGCGAGCGGTGAACTCGTAATCGACATAATCGTGGAAATGGTTCGTCAGGAACCGCGCGACCACGCGGCCGACATCGGTCGGGAAAAACCGCCGGCTCTCGATCTCGACGTACTCGCGGTCCTGCAGCGTCGAGATAATGCTGGCATAGGTCGACGGCCGACCGATGCCGTATTCCTCGAGTGCCTTGACCAGGCTCGCCTCGGTGTAGCGCGGCGGTGGTTCCGTGAAGTGCTGCTCGAGCACGACGTCGTTCAGCGGCAGCCGATCGCCCTCGGCGATTTCCGGCAGTCGCCGTTCGGCGTCGGGATCGGATTTACTGTCGTCGCGGTCCTCGCGATAGACCGTCATGAAGCCCGCGTGACGGACGACCGAGCCGGTGGCGCGGAAGGCGTGATCGCGGTCGGGCGCTATGCTCGCTCCCACGGCATTGCCGGCGGGGATCAGTTCGACCGCGACCGTGTCCATGGTGGCGTGGATCATCTGGCAGGCGACCGTGCGCTTCCAGATCAGGTCATAGAGGCGCGCCTGATCGGAGGTCAGCCGGTTGCGGATACTCTCCGGGAGACGTTTCGCGGAGGTCGGGCGGATCGCCTCGTGCGCCTCCTGGGCGTTCTTGGATTTGGTCTTGTACCGGCGCGCCTTCTCGGGGAGGTTGTCCGCGCCATAGCGGCCGGCGATCAGTTCGCGCAATTCATTGAGCGCATCTTCGGCCAATGTGACCGAGTCGGTCCGCATGTAGGTGATCAGGCCGACCTGGCCC
This genomic window from Halofilum ochraceum contains:
- a CDS encoding zinc-dependent peptidase; translated protein: MGWYRNWRRNRILRRDGLSDRDWEMLIQRVPAVARYDPHTRGRLRELVVLFLHEKSIEAAGGLEIGDDTRRLIALQACIPILGLGLEWYRGWRSVIVYPGDFFVHDRYTDDSGVVHEVEEARSGEAWPDGPVILSWTDTDEDANVVIHEFAHKLDMVNGSANGMPPLHADMERGEWTTVFTRAYDDFRARFEHDEPLPFDEYAATDPAEFFAVVSEVFLLTPDRVRDAYPRVYTQLCAFYRQHPRTL
- a CDS encoding Slp family lipoprotein, with protein sequence MVVRTLYSIVLLLALAGCASAPLATEGVDAELRPAAVREDPEATTGRTVLWGGVIADARNLPERTRLEIVAYPVSERTQRPDTDAASLGRFRAYVDGYLETAVYGAGRRFTVRGRVQGTETGRIDEAEYTFPVVEAEAFELWPEQTRRERGSGVNFGFGIILSN
- a CDS encoding thioredoxin family protein, which gives rise to MAKTPSTMVELGTPAPDFTLLEPATFRMVSRSDYEGQPLLVAFICNHCPFVLHIKDVFATFAHEYQERGLAVVAINSNDVTKYSEDHPEKMTELVKKTGFTFPYLYDETQEVARAYGAACTPDFFLYNADHELVYRGRFDGATPGNDEPVTGADLRGAVDAILEDTPMPQEQLPSMGCNIKWKPGNEPDYAG
- the dksA gene encoding RNA polymerase-binding protein DksA yields the protein MSNTAESKGDTTDLPTEEELLNSSEEEYMDERQLEYFRRVLLAQRAEIEADIERARGELSTGENEPDELDRASAEEERWLSLRISEREGKLLKKIDETLQRIDEGEYGYCEDTGEPIGIPRLLARPTATLSAEAKTRREQLEKTHRQQG
- the aroE gene encoding shikimate dehydrogenase, with translation MPSDRYAVIGHPVSHSLSPTIHTRFARQTGEDLEYGRLEPPEDGFAEAATAFFADGGLGLNVTVPFKAEARAWCDRVSDRAHRAGVVNTLTLQPNGWVAGDNTDGVGLVRDLTVNLDIGLAGARILLIGAGGAARGVLEPLLGETPADIVIANRTPARAEDLAGEFEADGPVRGCGFEALDHEPAFDVIINASAASLGGAVPPIPATAVARGGSVYDMMYGAKAEPFLSWGRESGATTAADGLGMLVEQAAESFLVWRGIRPETTAVLAALRADAGA
- the hemB gene encoding porphobilinogen synthase, whose amino-acid sequence is MTDYPSQRGPFPHTRMRRMRRDAFSRRLMREHTLTPADFIWPVFVREGEGEREPVPSMPGVERLSIDCLVEAAREAERLGIPAIMLFPVVGPEGKSPGAEAAWDPEGLVQRAVRALKEALPALGVMTDVALDPYTASGQDGLTDAEGYVVNDETVEALVRQARSHAEAGADVVGPSDMMDGRIGSIRAALEADGHRNTRILAYSAKYASDFYGPFRDAVGSAGNLGGGGKHSYQMDPANSDEALHEVALDLEEGADMVMIKPGMPYLDVIRRVKEGFGVPTFAYQVSGEYAMLKAAFGHGWLEERACTLEALTAFKRAGADGILTYFALDAARWLNE
- a CDS encoding DnaJ C-terminal domain-containing protein; amino-acid sequence: MEYKDYYSILGVERDASADDIKRAYRKLARKYHPDVSSETDAESKFQELQEAYEVLKDPEKRAAYDQLGQGHHQGQDFRPPPDWEQHFDFGGGGFTGGDAGAFSDFFESLFGRAAAGGGARGFRGGGPAGGFHGRGQDHTARVEIPLETAYTGGKHTITLQSSETTARGNVQARPRSLNVRIPAGVTDGQQIRLSGQGGSGVGSGAAGDLYLEIHLRPHALFRPDGRDIHLDLPIAPWEAALGATVKVPTLGGEVDMRIPAGARSGQRLRLKGRGLPGSPPGDQYLHLRIVAPKPESDEDRELYERMRDQMAFDPRAGLFGRAA
- a CDS encoding chaperone modulator CbpM produces the protein MTRDEPPIEAELLEALESVGLRELCQACDIEADYVIELVEVGVIEPHAGRRPNEWRFPPHSLIRLQRAVRLHRDLSVEPAGAALALDLIEELAELRRRLHRLEGDRSV
- a CDS encoding class I SAM-dependent methyltransferase codes for the protein MTVSIAIAGDRVRGIPSLRRRHLFEWGDARWLPAVLRRFMTDHLAFHARWAFPPVAPVLGESLRRTGYEHIVDLCSGGGGPFPALLPILDETAGHPHHVTLTDLHPDPAALRRARACSGEAIDYLEEPVDALACPDSPSGYRTLFTALHHFNPDEVRGILGDAAARNVPIAAFEVQERTPLSLVTLPLAMLLSSFVLTPFLPRCSARRLFFTYVLPLAPLCFAWDTFVSCWRTYTPAELATLAASLDREGYRWRTGSTSARGYIGRYRISWIIGEPVP
- a CDS encoding NAD(P)/FAD-dependent oxidoreductase, which codes for MQPVVIVGTGHAGYAAAREFRKHDTTTPLVMVTADDGTSYTKPMLSNAMARGKTPAELAQASAEEMGQQLDARMITHARVASIDAPNRRLHLSDGSELEAAKIVLGIGANQIDPHLPGEGADDVLAVNDLDSYAQAREALEQGHRVVLIGGGLIGCEFANDWVNAGYEVTIIEALDYPMGRALPPQAGTALRSALTGAGVNVVTGRKVTAVERDGDTLVVVDDAGERHPADVAVRALGLRPRTRLAEDAGIEVGNGIRTDRQLETSASGIYALGDCAEVDGLVLPFVMPISNAARALGPTLAGTDTEVHYPVMPVIVKTPCCPIQFYAPPTGVAGEWHEEEADGGGIRGLFHDHEGQARGFVLTGPAVAQKAELVKQVPGWFDNRY
- the hemF gene encoding oxygen-dependent coproporphyrinogen oxidase; the protein is MSETIPRAAIHAWLLDLQDRICDALGGRDGTPFDQDEWQREAGGGGRSRVLSDGPLFERAGVNFSHVMGDALPPSASAQRPELADRPFEVMGVSLVVHPRSPYVPTSHMNVRVFIVGDPDAPDAWWFGGGFDLTPYYPFEADCMHWHATARRACRALGDDAYREYKRWCDEYFHIRHRGEARGIGGLFFDDLNSPDFATCHRFWQDVGEGYLDAYLPIVDARRMYTWGERERDFQLYRRGRYVEFNLVYDRGTLFGLQSNGRTESILMSLPPEVRWRYDWHPQPGTPEAELYDRFLPPRDWLGLEES